AAAACATTGGCAACTGTGACTGTATCGCCTGTGAATTGCAGGGTGTCCTCTTTTTTGTTAACGATTTCTCGCAGGGTTGTAAAAAACAGGACTTGAATATTCATTACATTTGACCGTGGTATGTTTATTGTTGTGTGAAAATTAATGTTTCGTTAGTTTTTGGTTTTTAGAAAAAAGGTGCAGAAAGAAAGGTGTTTAGGGTGCATTACTTTTTTGTTGATTCTGGCACTGGTTTTGGTTGCCATGTTGATACGTGTTTGTGTTGCATGCTTGAGTGCTTTGTTGTAGGCAGGTCTGCGCTTGAGTTTGTGTTCCATTGCAGTTTCCGCTGCAAGCACAGGTGTTTGTGCAGTTTCTTGTTTGCTGACATTGCTGGGTCTGGTTTTGCTGGCAGGTTCCAGTTTGTGCTCCTGTCCCGTCGCAGTCGAGGGTTTGCAATTGGTCTTGGGTTTGAAGTGTATCGCCAGTTTGGTTTTGCATTAATGAAGGTGCAGCAGCGGCTAAAGGTACAAGAAGAACTATTCCTAACACCACACTAACCAACAGTATTGCGTTTTTGTTCATTCCTTTTCACCTCCCAACTTTCAAGTTTCTTATTGGGAAGGGCTGGTTTAGATGTTGGCTGAAACAGGTTGTTTCAAAAAGTGAAACAACTTATAAGCGCCAATGAAACAATATTTTTCAGCGTTGAAACATGCAAAAAAACCTCTTAGTTATTGTTCTCTTGTTAATTGCTGTAAGCGTTACTGGCTTGTTTTTGTTTTCAACCAACGAATTTAGCAATAACCATGGACACATGGGTCAAAATGCACAAACCGTGCGCACTTTAGAGTTACTGCTTTTCGCGGTTCCTTTGGCAATATCGGTAGCAATCGCCATTTACGCAGTTGCTTTCCCAGAAATCAAAAAATCAACCACAACACAGCCAGCCCAGCCTCAAGTTGAAAATAAACAAACTTTGGAGGCTATCCTAAAAGTGCTAAATGAGGACGAACGTAAAGTGGTTCAAGCTCTTGTCGACTCAGATAGGGGTAGTTTGTTGCAAAAAGAAATCGGTTGGAAAACTAAACTGTCAAGAGTTAAAACTCACCGTGTGGTTGCTCGGTTGGCAAACAGGGACATTGTGATGGTTGAAAAACAAGATAACACCAATAGGGTAACGTTGGCTGAATGGGTAAGTAAGAACAAGGAATAGGGCTAGCGAATTTCTTAATGAATGTCTTTCATAAATTCGGGGTTATTGGGGGTTTTTGCCTTTTTTTATTTCTTTTAGCACTCTTAATATTTGAGTTGTTATGCTTGAAAGTATTGCAACAGCAAAAACCAGTGCTGTAACGCCGATTCTATATTCCATGCTCATGTCTAAGTAGAACAAGGCAAAGATTGAAGAAACCAGCAGTGCCAGCGTCAAGACTTCAGGGATTGTCCCAAGGTTTTTCATTGCAGTTCCGAAACTCATCAAATTCACCTTGATATTCTCAAAACTTGTTGTTAGATTAATCTTGGTTTTGGGGGCTTTTAAGTATTCGCTCAAAAAAACCGTTTTTAGAGGAGATTTTTAAAGATTTTTCGCCATAAATAAATCAGTTATCACCCCTAAACAGTCACCTTAACAAACAGCAAACACTATACAAGCCAGACCCAACCGAAAATATTTCCCATCAAAACAGAGGGATTCAGCAAAATATCTCATATTCGTGCAAACCTTGAAGGTATGGTATAAGCTTTTATATGGTTGCATACGTGATGATTAAAACAAAGTTCATGCTTTCGGATGAGAGGTTAAGACTAAGTGCCCTATATAAAAAAAATCGAAGTGAAAGGCTTTAAGTCTTTTGGGCCACAAACAGTAAAGGTAAATCTCGACAAAGGCTTCACCGCAATTACTGGCCCGAACGGAAGCGGCAAAACCAACATCATGGACGCTGTACTTTTTTCGCTGGGCGAACTTAGCACCAGACGCATGCGAGCTGAAAACGCCTCCAAACTGATTTTTCACGGGTCCTCAACCGCAGGGCAAGATAAAGCCAAAATGGCAAAAGTCGTACTCCAATTTGACAATTCCGACGGCGTAATGCCCATCGACACAACCACCGTGACAGTGTCCCGTGAAGTCTTTCGTAACGGACAAAGCGTTTATCGTCTCAACGGCAGAAGAATGAGCCGCACCCAAATCATTGAAACCCTCTCAATGGCAGCCATCAGCAGCATGAGCCAAAACATCATCCCACAGGGCACAATCACACGATTAACAGACATTAACCCCGCGGAAAGAAGAAAAATCATCGAAGACCTCGTCGGCATCGGACAATATGATGCAGAAAAAGCTGAGGCAGAAGAAAAACTGCGCACAGCAGATATCTCAATTCGCACTGCCATGGGCAGAATTGACGAGGTACAAAAACGCCTCGACGACTTGGAACGCGAACGCAACCAACTCCTGCGGTACAGCTTTATCCAGAACGAAACAAAAAAGTTCCAAGCAATCAAAATTTCAAATGACATAAACCAGCTCAACAGTAAAATCAAGGATAACACTGAGCAAACAGAAAAAGTCAAAGCCCGCGTTGAAAAACTGCGCGAACAAAGAGAACTACGCCGTACAAAACGCCACGAAATTGAGGGCGAATGGAGAAAACTCAGCGGCGAAAACCTTGAAGCAGGCGGCTCAGAAATCCTAAAGGTCCAAATAAAAATCGGCGAATTAAAATCCAGATTAACCGAGTTAACCACAAAAATCAATTCAGGACAAGCCAGTTTTGAAAGCCTAAAACGCGTCAAAGAAAACAACATAAGCCAGCATGAAATGTTAAGACAGGAAATCCAAGATAACCGCCTCAAAATCCGCACTTATAGAAGTGAATATGAAAAAATCAAAAAACAAATATCTGAGAAAAGTGAGGAGCACGAAGCGTTAGCAAAGGAAACCGCGGCGCTTTGGGAAGGCTTGGGGGATAACAACCAGCAAATCCGCAGTTTAGAAACAGACATGGACAGCGGACTAAAAAGAATAGTTTATTTGCGTTCTGAATACAGCAAAGACAAAGCAGCGCTACGTATTAGCAATGGTAGACTCAAAAACCTAAACGTACGCAAAGAAAAATTCGTAGCCAGCCTTGCTGAAATCGAAAAAGCCCTCTCCGAACTGGAACAGGTACAAAAAGACCAAAAACAACAATACAAAAACCTTGAAGCCACCATTGAACGCAAAATAGCTCAAAAAGAAGCCGTAGAAAAAGAAATCACCGAAGCAAACCGCATCGCTGGCTCAGCAAAAGAAGCCGTAATTGAGTTTGCCACCCAAAAAGATTTAGCGTCAACAATTGCAGCGGAAGAAAAAGCACTGCGGCAGATTGAGGAAATGGGCGATGTAGGCGCAATTAACGGCGTTTATGGTAGACTGCGCAGCCTGATAAAGATTGACAAAAACTACAAAAAGGCAATTAACGCTGCGGCTGTGGGTTGGCTTGACGCTTTAATTGTGAAGGATATTGATGTCGCGTTTACTTGTGCGGAAACTCTTAAGCGTATGAAGCTGGGCAGAGTAAAAATCATTCCTCTACAAGGCGCAATAAACCCCAAAACCAAAGAAACACCCAAACGTGAAGGCGCAGTCGGCGCACTTAGCCAATTTGTGAAGTACGAGAAAGACTACGAGTTAGCAGTCAACTACGTTTTAGGCGACACAATTGTTGCAGCAACTGATAAGGCAGCGTTTGCATTATCAAACCAAGGTTACCGAGCAGTAACCGTAAACGGTGACCTCTACGAGCCAGGTGCTTTTGAAAGCGGCTATTACCGTGCACCCATCGACTTCTCAAATATTATCCCAAGCGAAAACGCCATAAAAAGCCTCGATGAAGCAGTCAAAGCACTCCAAACACACCTAACCCAGCGCGGAACAGACATCAAAACCATCGAGGAAGAAATCGAGCACACCAAAATCGAAATCACCCGCTTATCAGAAAACATAGCCACACTAGATAGAGAAATAATCCGAATCAAACGCGGCGTAAAAAGAACCCAACTTAACGTCAGACACACCGAAAAACTGGGCGGCAAACTGGAGCGTGAAGGTGCAGCGCTTAAAGGCCGCATGCACATGTACCTCAACGAACGCAACAAAATAAAAAACAGCCTCAAAAAAATCCAAGCCGAAATAGCCGCTCTTAAACTAAAAACTGACGTAGGACACATTCAGGAACTTGAGGTTCAACGCGAAAAAATCGGCGAAGAAATAAACAATCTACGCCAGCAACTTGGAACAAACCAAACCGAAATCAACACGCGACAATCCCAGTTTGACCGCGTGCTACGACCAGGATATAAGAACACAAAAATCCAGCTTACCAAGATTGAGCAGCAACAAAAGAAAACTGAAAAAGACATCGCAGACGCCACAGTGGAACATGACCAAGTGAAGCAGGAACTGGAAGAACTAGAAAAGACCCGCGTGGAGCTATCACAAGCTGTTTTGTCGGCAAGGGAAGAATCTAAAAAGTTCACCAGCCAAATTGATGTTATAGACGCGGAACTGCGGGTTTTTGATGCGGAATATGAGCAGGCGGACAGGCTTCTTAATCAGCTTCAGATTAGCTTGCAAACCAGTGAGTTGCGCATGCAACAGTTCCAAAATCAGCTCTCTGCGTTGGGTTATGAGCAGCCTGTGCATGTGGATCAGCGATTAGTTGAAGAAGCCGAAACTACAATTCGCATGATGCAGTATGAGCTTGAAAGAATAGGAGCGATT
This is a stretch of genomic DNA from Candidatus Bathyarchaeota archaeon. It encodes these proteins:
- the smc gene encoding chromosome segregation protein SMC, giving the protein MPYIKKIEVKGFKSFGPQTVKVNLDKGFTAITGPNGSGKTNIMDAVLFSLGELSTRRMRAENASKLIFHGSSTAGQDKAKMAKVVLQFDNSDGVMPIDTTTVTVSREVFRNGQSVYRLNGRRMSRTQIIETLSMAAISSMSQNIIPQGTITRLTDINPAERRKIIEDLVGIGQYDAEKAEAEEKLRTADISIRTAMGRIDEVQKRLDDLERERNQLLRYSFIQNETKKFQAIKISNDINQLNSKIKDNTEQTEKVKARVEKLREQRELRRTKRHEIEGEWRKLSGENLEAGGSEILKVQIKIGELKSRLTELTTKINSGQASFESLKRVKENNISQHEMLRQEIQDNRLKIRTYRSEYEKIKKQISEKSEEHEALAKETAALWEGLGDNNQQIRSLETDMDSGLKRIVYLRSEYSKDKAALRISNGRLKNLNVRKEKFVASLAEIEKALSELEQVQKDQKQQYKNLEATIERKIAQKEAVEKEITEANRIAGSAKEAVIEFATQKDLASTIAAEEKALRQIEEMGDVGAINGVYGRLRSLIKIDKNYKKAINAAAVGWLDALIVKDIDVAFTCAETLKRMKLGRVKIIPLQGAINPKTKETPKREGAVGALSQFVKYEKDYELAVNYVLGDTIVAATDKAAFALSNQGYRAVTVNGDLYEPGAFESGYYRAPIDFSNIIPSENAIKSLDEAVKALQTHLTQRGTDIKTIEEEIEHTKIEITRLSENIATLDREIIRIKRGVKRTQLNVRHTEKLGGKLEREGAALKGRMHMYLNERNKIKNSLKKIQAEIAALKLKTDVGHIQELEVQREKIGEEINNLRQQLGTNQTEINTRQSQFDRVLRPGYKNTKIQLTKIEQQQKKTEKDIADATVEHDQVKQELEELEKTRVELSQAVLSAREESKKFTSQIDVIDAELRVFDAEYEQADRLLNQLQISLQTSELRMQQFQNQLSALGYEQPVHVDQRLVEEAETTIRMMQYELERIGAINQLAAAHYDEQIARYRELSVRLNELEREKQAIVQFMDQIEAKKRNVFMTAFEKINTELNYYFEKISGGGNATLKLENPDDPFEGGIDMIVQFPNKPQITVSGASGGERSVSAVSFIFALKGFTPASFYIFDEVDAHLDAFHTTKLAEVLREEAGKIQFVVISLRPEMVNKAQKVYGVYERNGVSNVVTAKFPSEEAKH